From a region of the Gemmatimonadales bacterium genome:
- a CDS encoding CoA-acylating methylmalonate-semialdehyde dehydrogenase: MTVTTQPHRGGVFSSAARKSDVPIPNFIGGAWVQASATESLPLTNPATGEALGRVPLSNAKDVEDAVAAAQAAFPAWRATPAPVRARYLFKLKALLDEHLDEISSIVTQENGKTLDESRGSVKRGIENVEHACGIPTLMMGQTLEDVATGIDCEYVRQPMGVFAAITPFNFPAMVPLWFWPYAIATGNTFVLKPSEQVPLSQQRIIELAHAAGIPTGVLNLVHGGKDAVNAILQHPGIVGVSFVGSTAIAKYIYTEAAKYGKRVQALGGAKNHVVVMPDANLDQTTNAVTESVFGCAGQRCLAGSVVVAAGKAYGPLKDRLLAAAKGLKMGYGLDEGVKLGPVVSARHKERVLGYIEAGVKDGADLLMDGRGARVPEYPNGAFLGPTIFDGVSPEMTIGKEEIFGPVASLTHVNDLDEAIESVHQSAYANATSIFTSSGKAAREFRYKVGVSMIGVNIGVAAPMAFFPFGGTKGSFFGDLKAHGQDSVQFYTDKKVVISRWF, encoded by the coding sequence ATGACTGTCACCACGCAGCCGCACCGCGGCGGCGTCTTTTCTTCCGCCGCGCGAAAGTCCGACGTTCCCATCCCGAACTTCATCGGCGGCGCCTGGGTGCAGGCCAGCGCCACCGAATCGCTACCCCTCACCAATCCCGCCACCGGCGAAGCCCTCGGCCGAGTGCCCCTGTCGAACGCGAAGGACGTGGAAGACGCCGTGGCTGCGGCGCAGGCCGCGTTCCCCGCGTGGCGCGCCACGCCGGCGCCGGTGCGGGCTCGATACCTCTTCAAGCTGAAGGCCCTCCTCGACGAGCACTTGGACGAGATCTCCTCGATCGTCACCCAGGAGAACGGCAAGACGCTCGACGAGTCGCGCGGCTCGGTGAAGCGCGGCATCGAGAACGTCGAGCACGCCTGCGGCATCCCGACGCTGATGATGGGGCAGACGCTCGAGGACGTAGCGACGGGGATCGACTGCGAGTACGTCCGCCAGCCGATGGGCGTCTTCGCCGCGATCACGCCGTTCAACTTCCCCGCGATGGTGCCGCTCTGGTTTTGGCCCTACGCCATCGCGACGGGAAATACGTTCGTCCTCAAGCCCAGCGAGCAGGTCCCGCTCTCGCAGCAGCGGATCATCGAGTTGGCGCACGCTGCCGGCATCCCCACCGGCGTGCTCAACCTCGTTCACGGCGGCAAGGACGCGGTCAACGCGATCCTCCAGCATCCGGGTATCGTCGGCGTGTCGTTCGTGGGCTCGACGGCCATCGCGAAGTACATCTATACCGAAGCCGCGAAGTACGGGAAGCGGGTCCAGGCACTGGGCGGCGCCAAGAACCACGTCGTCGTGATGCCGGACGCGAACCTCGACCAGACCACCAACGCCGTCACCGAGTCCGTTTTCGGTTGCGCCGGCCAGCGCTGCCTCGCCGGCAGCGTAGTGGTCGCGGCCGGCAAGGCGTACGGCCCGTTGAAAGACCGCCTCCTCGCCGCCGCGAAGGGCCTCAAGATGGGCTACGGCCTCGACGAGGGCGTGAAGCTCGGCCCCGTGGTCTCCGCCCGGCACAAGGAGCGGGTGCTCGGCTACATCGAGGCGGGGGTCAAGGACGGCGCCGACCTCCTGATGGACGGTCGCGGAGCGAGGGTGCCCGAGTATCCGAACGGCGCCTTCCTCGGCCCGACGATCTTCGACGGCGTTTCGCCGGAGATGACGATCGGAAAGGAGGAGATCTTCGGCCCGGTGGCCTCGCTCACCCACGTCAACGATCTCGATGAGGCGATCGAGTCGGTGCACCAGAGCGCCTACGCCAATGCGACTTCGATCTTCACGTCGAGCGGCAAGGCGGCGCGCGAGTTCCGCTACAAGGTCGGGGTCTCGATGATCGGCGTGAACATCGGCGTCGCGGCTCCCATGGCGTTCTTCCCGTTCGGCGGGACCAAGGGCTCGTTCTTCGGGGACCTGAAGGCGCATGGGCAGGATTCGGTGCAGTTCTATACGGACAAGAAGGTCGTGATCTCGAGGTGGTTCTGA